A part of Candidatus Paceibacterota bacterium genomic DNA contains:
- a CDS encoding SWIB/MDM2 domain-containing protein → MEKKVSAFMKPMTVSGDLAAVVGKGPMPRSEVVKGLWVYIKKNNLQDPKNKRNIMADEALKKVFGGKAVVNMFEMTKLVSKHLS, encoded by the coding sequence ATGGAGAAAAAAGTTTCTGCGTTTATGAAGCCGATGACTGTGAGTGGAGATTTAGCAGCTGTTGTTGGAAAAGGTCCAATGCCTCGAAGCGAGGTGGTAAAGGGACTTTGGGTATACATCAAGAAGAATAATCTTCAGGATCCAAAGAACAAGCGAAACATTATGGCTGACGAAGCGCTTAAGAAAGTATTCGGCGGAAAGGCGGTGGTCAATATGTTTGAGATGACAAAATTAGTGTCTAAACATCTTTCTTAA
- a CDS encoding Ig-like domain repeat protein yields the protein MKIFSKGASVFLVVCLVFSSFLAFPAFAVSTSVTKIGFNATSQPSSFTVGVSNAASSPLRIQSQNVGSTGEDISGGDSMTVLVTSSSATGRFDATTTGAFASSSLSLVIPSNSQNTPGFFYRDTTAGSVTLTGTVTAVTGSLSGTLVGKTAAITKTVNKANVKLTNFTADNFSPFFGQTVTLSVNVSNSATGGVGTPNGQVQFNLAGTGTHLGTAIPDASGNAVFDISTLGNNTSVSTSDINAKYLGDSNFNATAGGGGVSLTPSVTVTPDHTNPVITRLGVNPATVLVGDVYADAGATASDTEDGDLTASIVTGGLPVDTSVPGSHVVTYNVADLALNNATQVTRTVNVVAPTPTPTPVPTPSPTPVPTPTPTPVPTPTPTPEPTPSPTPEPTPSPTPEPTPSPTPTPSPTPSPTPSPTPSPTPVPKTNVTTSILTSDNNPSIFGQPVTLTVSITPAVAGDLRIPTGIADFRDVTASGTPIVIGTSTLDVTGHASLVVSNLPVGTRKLKVAYEGDSNFNSTTGAGQTTSVPTLNQVVQPVPTPTPTPSPTPSPTPVPTPSPTPVPTPSPTPEPTPTPTPEPTPTPTPVPTPSPTPEPTPSPTPVVTPSPTPVPTPSPTPVPTPSPTPESTPSPTPEPTPSPTPEPTATPTPTPVVTPSPTPSPSPTLSPTPSPTPAPTPSPTPKPKPGGGSSGGTRNPNAATPATPAIPGVSPAVPATPSINSHGSVLGASTIHFEFTRNLMLGMEGNDVKVLQTFLNGQGFTVSQSGNGSSGHETTYYGEKTRDAMKKFQNAHPNEILIPADITEGTGIFGTVTRGFVNQLLES from the coding sequence ATGAAAATTTTTTCTAAGGGAGCATCTGTCTTTCTGGTGGTTTGTCTTGTATTCAGTTCTTTTCTTGCGTTTCCCGCATTTGCAGTAAGTACTTCTGTTACAAAGATCGGTTTTAATGCAACCAGCCAGCCTTCGAGCTTTACTGTTGGAGTATCGAATGCGGCAAGTTCTCCGCTTCGGATTCAGTCGCAAAATGTGGGAAGTACTGGAGAAGATATTTCTGGCGGGGATTCAATGACTGTGCTCGTTACTTCAAGCTCTGCAACCGGGCGCTTTGATGCAACCACTACCGGTGCATTTGCAAGCTCAAGCCTTTCACTTGTGATTCCTTCAAACTCGCAAAATACTCCGGGATTTTTCTATCGAGATACGACCGCCGGTTCTGTTACTTTGACGGGGACAGTGACGGCAGTTACAGGCTCACTTTCCGGGACTCTTGTTGGTAAAACTGCGGCAATTACAAAAACGGTGAACAAGGCGAATGTGAAATTAACCAATTTTACTGCAGATAATTTTTCTCCCTTTTTCGGCCAAACAGTCACTCTTTCCGTAAATGTCTCAAATTCTGCTACTGGCGGGGTAGGAACTCCAAACGGCCAGGTTCAATTCAACTTAGCCGGCACTGGAACGCACCTTGGAACCGCCATACCTGATGCTAGTGGGAACGCAGTGTTCGATATTAGTACTCTCGGAAATAATACCTCTGTCAGCACATCTGATATAAACGCAAAATATCTTGGAGACAGTAATTTTAACGCAACGGCTGGAGGTGGCGGCGTCTCTTTGACTCCTTCAGTCACTGTTACCCCGGATCATACAAATCCTGTCATTACTCGTCTTGGTGTAAATCCTGCAACCGTTCTTGTCGGAGACGTTTACGCGGATGCGGGAGCAACTGCGAGCGACACGGAAGATGGTGATCTCACTGCTTCGATCGTTACCGGAGGATTACCAGTTGACACATCAGTCCCTGGTTCGCATGTGGTTACTTATAATGTGGCGGACTTAGCGCTTAACAATGCTACACAGGTCACGCGAACAGTGAATGTTGTTGCTCCAACCCCGACGCCAACGCCGGTTCCTACGCCGTCTCCTACCCCCGTTCCAACTCCTACTCCAACACCTGTGCCTACGCCCACACCGACCCCCGAACCAACACCTAGCCCTACACCGGAGCCAACTCCTTCTCCTACGCCAGAACCTACGCCAAGCCCAACGCCTACTCCTTCTCCAACACCAAGTCCGACACCCTCGCCAACCCCGAGCCCTACTCCTGTTCCCAAAACAAACGTTACAACGAGTATTTTGACTTCTGATAACAATCCTTCTATTTTCGGCCAGCCGGTTACTTTGACGGTCTCTATCACTCCAGCTGTTGCCGGAGATTTACGGATTCCAACAGGCATCGCAGATTTTAGAGATGTTACTGCTTCAGGAACACCGATAGTAATTGGTACATCAACTCTTGATGTGACAGGACACGCTTCTCTTGTTGTTAGCAATTTACCAGTCGGTACACGAAAATTAAAAGTTGCTTATGAAGGGGATTCAAATTTTAATTCAACGACTGGAGCAGGGCAGACAACATCTGTGCCGACGCTTAATCAGGTAGTTCAGCCTGTCCCAACTCCGACCCCGACGCCGTCTCCTACACCATCGCCAACTCCAGTACCTACGCCATCACCTACTCCTGTCCCAACGCCGTCTCCAACCCCGGAACCCACTCCAACGCCCACACCTGAACCAACACCAACCCCAACGCCGGTTCCCACTCCTTCACCTACGCCCGAACCTACCCCAAGTCCGACTCCAGTTGTGACTCCTTCTCCAACACCAGTACCTACGCCGAGTCCTACTCCCGTCCCGACCCCAAGCCCCACTCCGGAATCAACTCCGTCCCCAACTCCTGAACCTACACCTAGCCCCACCCCCGAGCCGACTGCTACTCCAACACCTACTCCGGTTGTAACGCCTTCACCAACCCCATCGCCAAGCCCCACACTAAGTCCTACACCATCGCCAACTCCTGCACCGACACCTTCTCCAACTCCTAAACCGAAACCGGGCGGAGGCAGCAGTGGTGGCACCAGAAATCCAAATGCAGCTACCCCCGCAACTCCTGCGATACCGGGAGTAAGTCCAGCAGTACCCGCAACTCCATCGATCAATTCGCACGGCAGTGTTCTTGGTGCATCGACGATTCATTTTGAATTCACGAGAAATCTTATGCTCGGCATGGAGGGAAATGATGTAAAAGTACTCCAAACATTTTTGAATGGACAAGGCTTTACTGTTTCTCAAAGTGGAAATGGATCTTCCGGCCATGAGACCACGTATTACGGAGAAAAAACGAGAGATGCGATGAAAAAATTCCAAAACGCGCATCCAAATGAAATTCTTATTCCAGCGGATATTACCGAGGGGACAGGTATTTTCGGGACGGTCACTCGAGGATTCGTAAATCAGCTCTTGGAGTCTTAG
- a CDS encoding LOG family protein, producing MKKISVFAGNDCFKERQKHYFGLAYQTGKLLAENKFITVTGAGTGLMEEVSRGAFEAGGETMGIGLDFGGRVQSKYVKTIEIFKNLGPRQEKLITLADAYIALPGGVGTFFEIYNILGLKRLGEIPKDMPLILISDYFSMIQETLEKMMEEGFLEKSASSLYTIVNTPEEAMEILKEQI from the coding sequence ATGAAAAAAATCTCGGTTTTTGCCGGAAATGACTGCTTTAAAGAAAGACAAAAACATTATTTTGGCTTGGCTTACCAAACAGGCAAGCTTTTGGCTGAGAATAAATTTATAACGGTAACTGGAGCAGGCACTGGCCTTATGGAAGAAGTTTCTCGCGGTGCGTTTGAGGCTGGCGGAGAGACTATGGGTATCGGTTTGGATTTTGGCGGGAGAGTACAATCAAAGTATGTAAAGACAATTGAGATTTTTAAAAATCTCGGTCCACGGCAAGAAAAACTGATTACACTCGCGGATGCATATATCGCACTGCCCGGAGGTGTCGGCACATTTTTTGAAATTTACAATATTTTAGGGCTCAAAAGACTTGGGGAGATACCAAAAGATATGCCCCTTATTTTGATCAGTGACTATTTCTCGATGATACAAGAAACTCTCGAGAAAATGATGGAGGAAGGATTTCTAGAAAAGTCTGCTTCGTCTCTCTATACGATAGTGAATACTCCCGAAGAGGCCATGGAGATTCTCAAAGAGCAAATTTGA
- a CDS encoding DUF2200 domain-containing protein, which produces MLKENLYATSFSKVYPYYIAKAEKKGRTKAEVDKIICWLTGYSQKQFEKQLEKGIDFKTFYLKAPKPNPKRRLIKGVVCGVRIEEITDRVMREIRYLDKLIDELAKGKAMGEILRK; this is translated from the coding sequence ATGCTCAAAGAAAATCTGTACGCAACTAGCTTTTCGAAGGTTTATCCTTACTATATTGCTAAGGCGGAGAAGAAAGGACGGACAAAGGCAGAGGTCGATAAAATTATTTGTTGGCTTACTGGCTATAGTCAAAAACAGTTTGAAAAACAATTGGAAAAGGGGATAGATTTTAAAACTTTCTATCTCAAAGCCCCTAAACCGAATCCGAAGCGCCGTCTGATCAAAGGTGTGGTTTGCGGTGTCCGAATAGAAGAGATTACAGATCGGGTTATGCGCGAGATTCGTTATTTAGATAAACTTATAGATGAACTGGCAAAGGGCAAAGCGATGGGGGAAATTTTACGAAAGTAA
- a CDS encoding AAA family ATPase codes for MIIGITGTLGAGKGTIVEYLVRKKGFKHFGVSDTFLTNEAVKRGLKPDRVTRRIIANEFRALGPTKLMEEVYKLAKDAIAKKENVIIEPQHTVSEVEFIHSLGGIEFAVDAPLEVRYERIKKRGGEKDQISFEEFRKEQEFQMSQKDPNKNNLANAMAKADYHFQNVGTKKELEKQIENVLKSIKQNLPK; via the coding sequence ATGATTATTGGAATTACTGGAACGCTCGGTGCCGGAAAGGGCACCATCGTCGAATATCTTGTGAGGAAAAAGGGATTTAAGCATTTTGGCGTCTCTGACACTTTTCTTACGAATGAAGCCGTAAAACGCGGGCTTAAACCTGACCGGGTCACCAGACGAATTATCGCGAATGAATTTCGAGCACTTGGCCCCACAAAACTCATGGAAGAAGTGTACAAACTTGCAAAGGATGCAATAGCGAAAAAGGAGAACGTTATCATTGAACCGCAACACACAGTTTCCGAAGTTGAATTCATCCACTCACTTGGCGGGATTGAATTTGCCGTGGATGCACCGCTTGAAGTGCGGTATGAGAGGATTAAAAAAAGAGGAGGTGAAAAAGACCAGATAAGTTTTGAGGAATTTAGGAAGGAACAGGAATTCCAAATGTCTCAAAAAGACCCGAACAAAAACAATCTCGCCAACGCAATGGCGAAAGCTGATTATCATTTTCAAAATGTCGGCACGAAGAAAGAGCTCGAGAAACAGATTGAGAATGTTTTAAAAAGCATCAAGCAAAATCTGCCGAAGTAA
- a CDS encoding dihydrofolate reductase family protein: MRKIITTTFVTLDGVMQAPGGPKEDTTGGFKYGGWQLSFPHDEKLGSILYGFFTIPFELLLGKITYDIFASFWPTAKTDLEVAVPFNKTKKYVVSHTSFEPSWQNSSVITGDVVEQIRKLKEEDGPDLWVWGSGNLIQTLLKYNLIDRMHLWIHPITIGTGKKLFAEGTHAQNFKLVDSKTGATGLILATYEPAGELTIKTRAS, from the coding sequence ATGCGTAAAATAATTACAACAACTTTTGTAACATTGGACGGTGTCATGCAAGCACCGGGAGGGCCGAAGGAAGATACGACAGGAGGCTTTAAATACGGCGGCTGGCAACTCTCTTTTCCTCACGACGAGAAGTTAGGCTCCATTCTCTACGGATTTTTCACTATTCCATTCGAACTTCTTCTGGGTAAGATCACCTATGATATCTTTGCCTCATTTTGGCCTACCGCAAAAACAGATCTCGAGGTGGCGGTTCCATTTAATAAAACAAAGAAATATGTCGTGTCGCATACGTCTTTCGAACCTTCTTGGCAGAACTCTTCGGTTATTACTGGTGATGTTGTGGAACAGATCAGGAAACTCAAAGAAGAAGACGGTCCCGATTTGTGGGTGTGGGGTAGTGGGAATCTGATTCAGACTTTGCTCAAATATAATTTGATTGATCGGATGCATTTGTGGATACATCCAATTACGATAGGTACGGGTAAAAAACTTTTTGCAGAAGGGACTCATGCGCAAAACTTCAAACTTGTTGATTCTAAAACTGGCGCGACCGGTCTCATTCTCGCCACCTACGAGCCGGCCGGAGAGCTCACAATAAAAACGAGGGCTTCTTAG
- a CDS encoding AAA family ATPase → MTFEELKKATKPYNPVLLLEDIISRRKRKMLRDVIIGIALLSFLLIQIGTLVPSHLVYGACFLLFAALILITVADAFYFSFYFWHLDPILNETALEAGSEIITLEVASLVYHSYPDDVTAGFLRSDIAEIILVRCGINPDDAKTFLEGREVPLSAENFGDVVCIDGEGGISVTDYVAHIFKQDKEFQEFLFQHQIQEKEFIGATSWVEDSLREEKLHLRWWGKDHLARIQGIGKDWAYGNAYTLLKYATDITDSGLGEERSKQALLSEVEEIEKILCRNRSSNVILVGDDETRKDKILSSLAGKISRGDVFAPLEHKRLFVLNASLLVDLTKEKAAFEIELIQILNEAIKAGNVILVFKDFSVLLSGAKALHSEVLSLMETYFASSHLQIIAFSGAGSYRQDIEPNQLCSEYFEKVTLVSDNEGSLLDALCRSALSLEYKSGVFFTYPALVAVAQSVARYYMDASPLDKALDILFELIPYAHQKKKGVIGKEEVLALLGTKTGIPLGEVTPKEKGVLADLESVLHKRIVGQDEAIKAIASALRRARSGVGSKDRPMGSFLFLGPTGVGKTETTKALAATFFGDESKILRLDMSEYRTDDALERLIGSFEGGKPGVLTSMLREHPYGVLLLDEFEKTMKEVLDLFLQIIDEGIFSDMAGKKVNARNLIIIATSNAGSDIIFKAVESGKDLAGEKNTLIDSIIEQGIFKPELLNRFDGVILFKPLNDAELRKIATLMLQKLQKRLREKGVEFVINDATLDEVVKAGTDPKFGARPMNRAVQDKVEQLVADKLIRGEISSGSKVELTSADFA, encoded by the coding sequence ATGACGTTTGAAGAATTAAAAAAAGCGACGAAACCCTATAATCCGGTCCTTCTTCTTGAGGACATCATTTCTCGTCGCAAAAGAAAAATGCTTCGAGATGTGATCATCGGTATTGCGCTTCTTTCATTCCTTCTTATACAAATTGGAACTTTGGTGCCATCGCATCTTGTTTACGGCGCTTGTTTCTTGCTTTTTGCGGCCCTTATCCTTATTACAGTCGCCGATGCATTTTACTTTTCGTTTTATTTCTGGCACCTGGATCCGATATTGAATGAAACTGCGCTTGAAGCGGGAAGCGAGATTATTACTCTTGAAGTCGCCTCTCTTGTGTATCACAGCTATCCAGATGATGTAACTGCAGGATTTCTTCGATCTGACATAGCTGAAATAATTCTTGTGCGATGCGGAATTAATCCAGATGATGCAAAAACTTTTTTAGAAGGACGAGAGGTCCCGCTTTCTGCTGAAAATTTTGGTGATGTCGTCTGTATTGACGGCGAAGGGGGAATTTCCGTTACTGATTATGTTGCACACATTTTTAAACAAGACAAAGAATTTCAAGAATTTCTTTTCCAGCACCAAATTCAAGAAAAAGAATTTATCGGAGCAACGTCCTGGGTTGAAGATTCGCTTCGCGAGGAAAAATTACATTTAAGATGGTGGGGGAAAGATCATCTTGCCCGCATTCAAGGAATTGGCAAGGATTGGGCATATGGCAATGCTTACACCCTTCTTAAATACGCTACGGACATCACCGATTCTGGTTTGGGCGAGGAGAGATCGAAGCAGGCTTTGCTTTCAGAAGTCGAAGAAATTGAGAAAATTCTCTGCCGTAATCGCAGTTCCAACGTCATTCTGGTGGGGGATGATGAAACGAGAAAAGATAAAATCCTTTCTTCTCTGGCTGGGAAAATTTCTCGGGGAGATGTCTTCGCTCCGCTTGAACATAAAAGACTTTTTGTTTTGAACGCCTCGCTTTTGGTTGATCTTACCAAAGAAAAGGCTGCGTTCGAGATTGAGCTCATTCAAATATTGAATGAAGCGATAAAAGCGGGCAACGTCATTCTCGTGTTCAAAGATTTTTCTGTTCTCCTTTCTGGTGCGAAAGCTCTCCACTCCGAAGTGCTTAGCCTTATGGAAACCTATTTTGCTTCTTCACACCTTCAAATTATTGCTTTTTCTGGCGCAGGTTCCTATCGCCAAGACATAGAGCCAAACCAACTTTGCAGTGAATATTTCGAAAAAGTAACGCTCGTTTCTGATAACGAAGGAAGCCTTTTGGACGCGCTTTGCCGAAGTGCCCTTTCTCTTGAATACAAATCGGGAGTTTTCTTTACCTATCCAGCTCTCGTCGCGGTCGCACAAAGCGTTGCGCGATATTATATGGATGCAAGTCCGCTTGATAAGGCACTCGATATTCTTTTTGAATTAATTCCGTACGCTCATCAAAAGAAAAAGGGGGTTATTGGAAAAGAAGAAGTCTTGGCGCTTTTAGGAACAAAAACAGGAATTCCGCTTGGGGAAGTAACTCCGAAAGAAAAAGGCGTGCTTGCCGATTTGGAATCAGTGCTTCATAAAAGAATTGTCGGCCAAGACGAGGCCATCAAGGCAATTGCTTCGGCGCTTCGCCGGGCTCGCTCGGGAGTGGGAAGTAAAGACAGGCCGATGGGTTCGTTTCTTTTCCTTGGTCCGACTGGAGTAGGAAAAACTGAAACGACAAAAGCGCTCGCAGCAACTTTCTTTGGTGATGAGTCGAAAATTCTTCGGCTTGATATGTCTGAATATCGCACCGATGACGCACTGGAGCGCCTTATCGGCTCATTTGAAGGAGGAAAACCTGGAGTTTTGACTTCAATGCTACGCGAGCATCCGTACGGCGTACTTTTGCTCGACGAGTTTGAGAAAACAATGAAAGAAGTGCTTGATCTCTTTTTGCAGATAATCGATGAAGGAATATTTTCGGATATGGCTGGCAAGAAGGTGAACGCGAGAAATCTTATCATTATTGCGACTTCGAACGCAGGGAGCGATATTATTTTCAAAGCAGTTGAAAGTGGAAAAGATCTTGCGGGGGAGAAAAATACGCTTATCGATTCAATCATCGAGCAGGGGATATTCAAGCCCGAACTTTTGAACCGTTTTGATGGGGTGATTCTTTTCAAGCCTTTGAACGATGCAGAGTTACGAAAAATTGCTACACTCATGCTTCAAAAGCTTCAGAAACGTCTCCGAGAGAAAGGAGTCGAGTTTGTGATTAATGACGCAACTCTCGATGAGGTGGTAAAAGCCGGCACCGACCCGAAATTCGGCGCACGCCCCATGAATCGAGCGGTGCAGGACAAAGTAGAACAACTTGTGGCGGACAAACTAATTAGAGGCGAGATTTCCTCCGGTTCAAAAGTTGAACTTACTTCGGCAGATTTTGCTTGA
- a CDS encoding APC family permease, whose product MTNLQTADSQMLAETVPPRILPRVLRRFDLVTVYFAIIFGSYGAAQMAAQGWAGIPMMVLAAVTFLLPCALASYELGTLFPSEGGIYVWAHKAFGPSHGFIAGWLSWIPIFLLLPLDASIISPHIQYIFGVEWGLWTSVICQILFVWILFGLTALRLRISQTVVNGMFFVAMGTAVAALIAGLLHGHPVNPVTSDIFSLDLGKWGFLYSAAVLWLLGVEVPYNMSAEYSEHKRTGKTMLAWGTLALLVGYFMGIIGILWSTPLAHIDQTTGIVRAVASVSPFLGIVVAIGIVFAVFAQATSTMNAYSRLVFVGGVEKKLPGVMAKVSDKGRTPWPAMLVQAVGGTVVILIFATQTQLVVTYNLYLAALVAVWCASLFYIYFALIKARTKYSELYKERGDKVWRIPGGKFGLWAVCIWGIVFNALAIYYVFAKPWVSGISSHSWLLWLGITCVSITIIGIIVYILGNRRVGKERKAA is encoded by the coding sequence ATGACAAATTTACAAACAGCGGATTCACAGATGCTTGCCGAAACAGTACCCCCAAGAATATTGCCTAGGGTACTTCGGCGTTTTGATCTTGTTACCGTCTATTTCGCTATAATTTTCGGCTCGTACGGTGCTGCCCAGATGGCTGCTCAGGGCTGGGCAGGTATCCCCATGATGGTTTTGGCCGCCGTTACTTTTTTGTTGCCATGCGCTCTCGCTTCTTATGAGTTGGGAACATTATTCCCAAGCGAAGGAGGTATCTATGTCTGGGCACATAAAGCTTTCGGACCCTCACATGGATTTATCGCCGGGTGGCTTTCATGGATACCGATTTTCCTACTTCTCCCATTAGACGCGAGCATTATTTCTCCGCATATTCAATATATCTTTGGTGTGGAGTGGGGACTTTGGACATCGGTTATTTGCCAGATACTTTTTGTTTGGATACTTTTCGGACTCACTGCTTTAAGACTTCGAATTTCTCAAACGGTAGTGAATGGAATGTTTTTTGTTGCAATGGGAACAGCGGTCGCGGCCCTTATTGCCGGACTCTTGCATGGCCATCCGGTCAATCCTGTAACCAGTGATATTTTCTCGCTCGACCTCGGCAAGTGGGGATTTCTTTATTCTGCCGCCGTCCTGTGGCTTCTCGGAGTTGAAGTTCCATACAATATGAGTGCAGAATATTCGGAGCACAAAAGAACCGGCAAAACGATGCTTGCGTGGGGAACGCTTGCATTGCTTGTCGGATATTTCATGGGAATTATCGGAATTCTCTGGAGCACGCCTCTTGCGCACATTGACCAGACGACTGGAATAGTAAGAGCGGTTGCGTCGGTCTCTCCGTTTTTGGGAATCGTCGTCGCTATCGGAATAGTATTTGCTGTTTTTGCCCAGGCAACTTCTACCATGAATGCATATTCAAGGCTTGTATTTGTTGGAGGCGTGGAGAAAAAGTTGCCGGGAGTCATGGCTAAAGTTTCAGACAAAGGAAGAACACCTTGGCCGGCTATGCTCGTGCAAGCTGTCGGGGGCACGGTCGTAATATTGATTTTCGCAACTCAAACACAATTGGTTGTAACGTATAATCTTTATCTCGCCGCGCTTGTTGCGGTGTGGTGTGCGTCATTATTTTATATTTATTTCGCTCTTATCAAAGCTCGAACAAAATACTCTGAACTGTATAAAGAAAGAGGAGATAAAGTGTGGCGTATTCCGGGAGGAAAATTTGGATTATGGGCCGTCTGTATCTGGGGAATTGTGTTTAATGCACTTGCGATCTATTATGTTTTCGCGAAACCGTGGGTAAGCGGGATTTCTTCTCATAGTTGGTTGCTTTGGCTTGGAATAACTTGTGTTTCGATAACTATTATCGGGATCATTGTTTACATTCTAGGAAATCGAAGAGTGGGGAAAGAGAGGAAAGCTGCCTAA
- a CDS encoding tRNA-dihydrouridine synthase produces MVNSGFWAKLKKPIMILAPMADVTDAAFRRIIAKYGKPDVMYTEFVSADGLVMADEEGKAKLKKDLLFSESERPIVAQFFSGKSEMIEKAAQLAGELGFDGIDINMGCPAGPIEKQGAGAALIKNPKRAREIIQAAKRGAGSLPVSVKTRIGWNKNEIETWLPEILAEEPSAVIVHARTRKEMSKVPARWDVVKRAVEIRNELKSQSLILGNGDVKDLEDGRAKIKESGADGAMLGRAIFGNPWLFQERKLEDVPLPERFEVMCEHTETFEKLLGGVKNFALMKKHFKAYVEGFPGAKELRVKLMEAEDAVKIKSLLKDFLASSVDKSSE; encoded by the coding sequence ATGGTCAATTCTGGATTTTGGGCGAAGTTGAAAAAGCCAATAATGATACTTGCTCCGATGGCAGATGTTACGGACGCGGCTTTTCGGCGCATTATTGCAAAATATGGGAAGCCAGATGTGATGTACACAGAATTTGTTTCTGCTGATGGGCTTGTGATGGCGGACGAAGAGGGAAAAGCAAAATTAAAAAAAGATTTACTGTTCTCTGAATCTGAACGTCCGATTGTTGCGCAATTTTTCTCTGGGAAGTCAGAGATGATAGAAAAAGCGGCACAGCTTGCTGGAGAGCTCGGGTTCGATGGAATTGATATCAATATGGGATGTCCGGCGGGGCCAATCGAAAAACAAGGAGCAGGCGCGGCACTTATCAAAAACCCGAAACGTGCTCGAGAAATTATCCAAGCTGCGAAAAGGGGAGCGGGAAGTTTGCCCGTTTCAGTGAAGACTCGGATTGGCTGGAACAAGAATGAAATCGAAACATGGCTTCCAGAAATTTTGGCAGAAGAGCCATCCGCTGTGATTGTTCATGCCCGCACGCGAAAAGAGATGTCAAAAGTTCCTGCGCGATGGGATGTGGTGAAGAGAGCGGTAGAAATTCGCAATGAACTGAAAAGCCAGAGCCTTATTCTTGGAAATGGCGATGTGAAAGACCTCGAAGATGGGCGAGCGAAAATAAAAGAGTCTGGAGCAGATGGAGCAATGCTCGGTCGCGCTATTTTCGGCAATCCGTGGCTTTTCCAAGAAAGAAAACTTGAAGATGTTCCGCTCCCTGAAAGATTTGAAGTTATGTGCGAGCATACGGAAACTTTTGAGAAACTTCTCGGCGGGGTTAAAAATTTCGCACTTATGAAAAAACATTTCAAAGCATACGTTGAAGGTTTCCCTGGTGCGAAAGAATTACGAGTCAAACTTATGGAAGCGGAAGATGCGGTGAAAATAAAATCTCTTCTGAAAGACTTTCTCGCGTCATCTGTGGATAAGTCATCCGAATAA
- the dnaX gene encoding DNA polymerase III subunit gamma/tau yields the protein MSDTALYRKYRPHSFSEVVGQEHIVKVLEASASSGKIAHAYLFSGSRGTGKTSLARIFAETLGTSANDLNEIDAASNNGVDEVRALNEAVSVLPFESKYKVYIFDEVHMFSKSAWNALLKTLEEPPKHVIFILATTEIDKVPETIISRCQTFTFRKPSQEILATVVKNVAKKEGYTLEPASADLIGILADGSFRDALGIVQKILGISKDKKISVEEVEMVTGAPRSELVNAFIEALSEKNSEKGIGAIQKALKQNVDMKVYAKLILMKLRFVLLLKFAPALAQEFSSHISKEDFEYLKTLSQKKESHISSATLLEILSAYDMIGRSYIPELPLEIALVKLSGTSQQ from the coding sequence ATGTCAGATACAGCCCTCTATAGAAAATACCGCCCGCATTCTTTTTCTGAGGTTGTGGGACAGGAACACATTGTAAAAGTTCTTGAAGCATCTGCTTCTTCAGGGAAAATTGCTCATGCTTATCTTTTTTCCGGTTCTCGGGGGACGGGGAAGACCTCTCTTGCACGAATTTTTGCTGAAACGCTTGGCACGAGCGCAAATGATCTAAATGAAATAGATGCCGCGTCTAACAATGGCGTGGACGAGGTTCGGGCATTAAATGAGGCTGTAAGCGTTCTTCCTTTTGAATCAAAATACAAAGTCTATATTTTTGATGAAGTTCATATGTTTTCTAAGTCTGCTTGGAATGCGCTTTTGAAGACGCTCGAGGAACCACCGAAACATGTCATTTTCATTCTTGCGACGACAGAAATTGATAAAGTGCCGGAAACAATTATTTCTCGCTGTCAGACATTTACTTTCCGAAAGCCGAGCCAAGAAATTCTCGCAACTGTCGTAAAAAATGTTGCAAAGAAAGAAGGGTACACGCTTGAGCCTGCATCCGCAGATCTCATTGGGATTCTTGCCGACGGTTCTTTTCGCGATGCGCTTGGGATTGTGCAGAAAATCCTCGGAATTTCAAAAGACAAAAAGATTTCGGTCGAAGAAGTGGAAATGGTGACTGGTGCTCCTCGCTCCGAGCTCGTAAACGCATTTATCGAAGCGCTTTCCGAAAAAAACAGCGAAAAGGGGATTGGAGCAATTCAAAAAGCACTGAAACAGAATGTGGATATGAAAGTGTATGCCAAACTTATCCTTATGAAGCTTCGCTTTGTGCTTCTGTTGAAATTTGCTCCGGCGCTTGCGCAAGAATTTTCCTCGCATATCTCCAAAGAAGATTTTGAATATCTGAAAACACTTTCACAAAAAAAGGAATCTCATATTTCATCGGCAACCCTTCTCGAAATTCTTTCCGCTTACGATATGATAGGCCGCTCCTATATTCCAGAACTTCCACTTGAAATAGCTTTGGTAAAGCTTTCTGGCACCTCTCAACAATAG